A single genomic interval of Rhodopseudomonas palustris harbors:
- a CDS encoding DUF2892 domain-containing protein, producing the protein MILLLVAGIVFLLAGAASIIVGVPVKEFSFGNTLILSGVIGFCTGALLLGLSAVIRELRSIGSGLGTEDIETDVTRAPGRTAFPQPTAAGADSDALFPGDRSEPSAPPQPLSPAAEPAGVMPWQDEAAARDRLRQRAAAPLEIKPPPPPVSAPRDTLSSEPEDEQTPPKRRNLLFASSRRERERAALAGSEAPAGDLLGGGAGRDFEDAWPRKRSAAGGDETPAAPERSGLLEPTPAPRSEEMQQVTVLKSGVVDGMAYSLYSDGSIEAQMPEGMMRFESIDELREHLEQRS; encoded by the coding sequence ATGATATTGCTTCTGGTCGCCGGCATCGTCTTCCTGCTGGCCGGAGCGGCGTCGATCATCGTCGGCGTCCCGGTCAAGGAATTCAGTTTCGGCAACACGTTGATCCTGTCCGGCGTGATCGGCTTCTGCACCGGTGCGCTGCTGCTCGGCCTGTCGGCGGTGATCCGTGAGCTGCGGTCGATCGGCTCCGGCCTCGGCACCGAGGACATTGAGACGGACGTCACGAGGGCTCCGGGGCGGACCGCGTTTCCCCAGCCGACTGCTGCGGGCGCCGACAGTGATGCCCTGTTCCCCGGCGACCGGTCGGAGCCGTCCGCGCCGCCTCAGCCGCTCTCGCCCGCCGCCGAGCCCGCAGGTGTGATGCCCTGGCAGGACGAAGCTGCAGCGCGCGACCGGCTGCGCCAGCGCGCGGCAGCGCCGCTCGAGATCAAGCCGCCCCCACCGCCGGTGTCTGCGCCGCGCGACACGTTGTCGTCCGAGCCTGAGGACGAGCAGACGCCGCCGAAGCGGCGCAATCTGTTGTTCGCCTCGTCCCGCCGCGAGCGGGAGCGCGCGGCCCTGGCCGGCAGCGAGGCGCCGGCCGGCGATCTGCTGGGGGGAGGAGCAGGACGCGACTTCGAGGACGCTTGGCCGCGCAAGCGGTCCGCAGCCGGGGGCGACGAGACGCCGGCTGCGCCGGAGCGGTCCGGCCTGCTGGAGCCGACGCCGGCACCGCGCAGCGAGGAGATGCAGCAGGTCACCGTGCTGAAATCCGGCGTGGTCGATGGCATGGCGTATTCGCTGTATTCCGACGGCTCGATCGAGGCGCAGATGCCGGAAGGCATGATGCGGTTCGAGTCGATCGACGAACTGCGCGAGCATCTCGAACAGCGCAGCTGA
- a CDS encoding MucR family transcriptional regulator, translating to MSDTPGKSYIELTASIVSAYVSNNATQASEIPALIGQVHAALQRLSAGRPEVAPQEPAKPAVPVKKSVTPEYLICLEDGKRFKSLKRHLRTQYKMTPEQYREKWGLPADYPMVAPNYAVERSQLAKKMGLGQQRRRRK from the coding sequence ATGAGTGACACCCCAGGCAAGAGCTACATCGAGCTGACCGCATCGATCGTCTCGGCTTATGTCAGCAACAATGCGACCCAGGCCAGCGAGATCCCGGCGCTGATCGGCCAGGTTCACGCCGCGCTACAGCGGCTGTCGGCCGGCCGCCCCGAGGTGGCGCCGCAGGAGCCGGCCAAGCCTGCCGTTCCGGTAAAGAAGTCGGTGACGCCGGAATATCTGATCTGTCTGGAAGACGGCAAACGCTTCAAGTCGCTGAAGCGTCATTTGCGTACGCAGTACAAGATGACGCCGGAGCAGTACCGCGAAAAGTGGGGACTTCCCGCGGACTACCCGATGGTCGCGCCGAACTACGCGGTGGAGCGTTCGCAACTGGCTAAGAAGATGGGGCTCGGCCAGCAGCGTCGCCGGCGGAAATAA
- a CDS encoding 3-oxoacyl-ACP reductase family protein: MVELTGKRALVTGASRGIGAAIAMDLAAKGADVAITYERSADRAAEVVRAIEAKGRRGIAIQADSAHPVALKSAVDEAAAKLGGLDILVNNAGIGRVGPITELSLADIDALLNINVRAVVLASQAAIPHLGQGGRIISIGSTLAERVPFAGSTVYAMTKSALHAFTRGLSRELGPQGVTVNLVQPGSIDTDMNPASGEQADQLRALTALGRYGKPEEIAAVVAFLASPAAGLITGAMITADAGFSA; encoded by the coding sequence ATGGTTGAGCTGACGGGCAAGCGGGCATTGGTGACCGGAGCCTCGCGCGGCATTGGCGCAGCAATCGCGATGGACCTGGCGGCCAAGGGCGCGGACGTCGCGATCACCTATGAACGATCGGCCGATCGAGCCGCCGAGGTGGTGCGGGCGATCGAGGCAAAGGGCCGACGCGGCATCGCGATTCAGGCCGACAGCGCCCATCCAGTAGCCTTGAAGTCCGCAGTGGACGAGGCTGCGGCCAAGCTCGGCGGCCTCGACATCCTGGTCAACAATGCCGGTATCGGCCGCGTCGGCCCGATCACCGAACTCAGTCTCGCCGATATCGACGCGCTGCTGAACATCAACGTGCGCGCAGTGGTGCTCGCCTCGCAGGCCGCGATCCCTCACCTCGGACAGGGCGGACGGATCATTTCGATTGGTTCGACGCTTGCCGAGCGAGTGCCGTTCGCAGGTTCGACCGTTTACGCGATGACCAAGTCGGCGCTGCACGCCTTCACGCGCGGCCTCTCACGCGAGCTGGGGCCGCAGGGCGTCACCGTCAATCTGGTGCAGCCTGGATCGATCGACACCGACATGAACCCGGCGAGTGGCGAGCAGGCCGACCAGCTCCGCGCCCTGACCGCGCTCGGGCGCTACGGCAAACCCGAGGAGATCGCCGCCGTGGTCGCGTTCCTGGCCAGTCCGGCCGCCGGCCTCATCACAGGCGCGATGATCACTGCAGACGCCGGCTTCTCGGCCTGA
- a CDS encoding TetR/AcrR family transcriptional regulator, which produces MMQKSDPTLDHRAARPRGRPRAFDRARALAQATRLFWIKGYEATSIADLTEAMGIGAPSLYAAFGSKEALYGEAVRHYEANYEQLVWGRFRTATTAREALEAFLLDSASALTGAPDDHPLGCMVTLSAVGSEGHAELGELVRSARAVTLQRLEARLSEAIAVSELPPSTDIHAVARFYQAVQAGMSILARDGASRAELEAVARLALARGDV; this is translated from the coding sequence ATGATGCAGAAATCAGATCCTACCTTGGACCATCGCGCCGCGCGGCCGCGTGGAAGGCCGCGGGCATTCGATCGGGCGCGCGCGCTGGCGCAGGCGACCCGGCTGTTTTGGATCAAGGGCTATGAGGCGACTTCGATCGCCGATCTGACCGAGGCGATGGGAATCGGCGCCCCGAGTCTCTACGCGGCGTTCGGCTCGAAGGAAGCGCTCTACGGCGAAGCGGTGCGGCATTACGAGGCCAATTACGAGCAGCTGGTCTGGGGCCGGTTCCGCACGGCTACCACCGCGCGCGAGGCACTGGAAGCTTTTCTGCTCGACTCCGCCTCCGCCCTGACCGGGGCGCCTGATGATCATCCGCTCGGCTGCATGGTGACGTTGTCGGCCGTCGGTAGCGAAGGACACGCCGAGCTGGGGGAATTGGTGCGCAGCGCCCGTGCGGTCACGCTGCAGCGCCTGGAGGCGCGCCTGAGCGAGGCCATTGCGGTGAGCGAACTCCCCCCATCGACCGACATTCATGCCGTTGCCCGGTTTTATCAGGCCGTCCAGGCCGGCATGTCGATCCTGGCCCGCGACGGCGCCAGCCGTGCCGAGCTGGAGGCGGTGGCTCGCCTTGCCCTGGCGCGCGGGGACGTATGA
- a CDS encoding DUF6456 domain-containing protein has product MQAKRRGRKSAAARDQGRAEVDGFRASHLDLSERNIMTAEGLARVTIDASESPLAWLARRKGRDGRALISAEQFVAGERLRADFTRGNLTPRITSNWGAPTGRAGGGGAGEMTDLVVAARQRVQLALEACGPEFSGLLLDVCCFLRGLEDVERERGWPLRSAKVVLQLALDRLARHYGLAPRADQARPRLRSWLADDAAFVVP; this is encoded by the coding sequence ATGCAAGCCAAACGTCGCGGACGGAAGTCCGCTGCAGCACGCGATCAGGGCAGGGCCGAAGTCGACGGCTTTCGTGCCAGTCACCTGGATCTCTCCGAGCGCAACATCATGACGGCCGAGGGGCTGGCGCGCGTTACCATCGACGCCAGTGAAAGTCCGCTGGCGTGGTTGGCCCGCCGCAAGGGCCGCGATGGGCGGGCGCTGATCAGCGCCGAGCAGTTCGTTGCCGGCGAGCGGCTCCGCGCCGACTTCACACGCGGCAACCTGACACCTCGCATCACATCGAACTGGGGGGCGCCCACGGGACGCGCAGGCGGCGGTGGGGCGGGGGAGATGACCGATCTGGTGGTGGCGGCGCGGCAGCGCGTGCAACTCGCGCTGGAAGCCTGCGGGCCGGAGTTCTCCGGTCTCCTGCTCGACGTCTGCTGCTTCCTGCGCGGGCTGGAGGATGTCGAGCGCGAGCGCGGCTGGCCGTTGCGCTCCGCCAAGGTGGTACTGCAGCTCGCACTCGATCGGCTCGCCCGGCACTACGGCCTTGCGCCGCGGGCCGACCAAGCTAGGCCGCGCCTGCGGAGCTGGCTGGCGGACGATGCGGCGTTCGTGGTGCCGTAA
- a CDS encoding SufE family protein: MTIDEIRDNFALLDEWDDRYRYVIELGRTLEPMPEEEHSAANKVQGCASQVWLSRKLTRNANGDPILSYLGDSDAHIVRGLIAILLTLVSGRTPKEILSAEPIAVFDELGFREHLTPQRSNGLRSMIERIKADARDTLAAST; this comes from the coding sequence ATGACGATTGACGAGATCAGGGACAATTTCGCGCTGCTCGACGAGTGGGATGACCGCTATCGGTACGTGATCGAACTCGGCCGCACGCTCGAGCCGATGCCCGAGGAAGAACACTCCGCTGCGAACAAAGTGCAGGGCTGCGCCAGCCAGGTGTGGCTGTCGCGCAAGCTGACGCGCAACGCCAACGGCGACCCGATCCTGAGCTATCTCGGCGACAGCGATGCGCACATCGTCCGCGGCCTGATCGCGATCCTGCTGACGCTGGTGTCGGGCCGTACGCCGAAGGAGATCCTGTCGGCCGAGCCGATCGCGGTGTTCGACGAACTCGGGTTCCGCGAGCACCTCACCCCGCAGCGCTCCAACGGCTTGCGCTCGATGATCGAGCGGATCAAGGCCGACGCCCGCGACACCCTCGCCGCGTCGACCTGA
- a CDS encoding DUF5330 domain-containing protein yields the protein MFFLLRLAFWIGVVLVFLPRESTPDSEKLPQIGASEAVSAASAAVSDFSQFCKRQPAACEVGEQAATVIGHRAQEGARKLYQIITEKRGEPTGAIGAADAPDPSLAPRDTLTAEDLKIEWKLPGAETASTDTVAKPTATN from the coding sequence ATGTTCTTTCTGCTTCGCTTGGCATTTTGGATCGGAGTGGTCCTGGTGTTTCTGCCGCGCGAGTCGACACCGGATTCGGAGAAGCTGCCGCAGATCGGCGCCTCGGAGGCGGTCTCTGCAGCAAGCGCCGCGGTGTCGGACTTCAGTCAGTTCTGCAAGCGCCAGCCGGCGGCTTGCGAAGTCGGCGAACAGGCCGCGACGGTGATCGGTCATCGCGCGCAGGAAGGCGCGCGCAAGCTGTATCAGATCATCACCGAGAAGCGCGGCGAGCCGACCGGTGCGATCGGCGCCGCCGATGCGCCCGATCCGTCGCTCGCGCCGCGCGACACGCTGACGGCTGAAGACCTCAAGATCGAGTGGAAGCTGCCCGGCGCCGAAACCGCATCGACCGATACGGTCGCGAAGCCCACTGCCACCAATTAG
- a CDS encoding ATP-binding protein, whose protein sequence is MAVSRIIGECLDALLHPSARYDALTTARHRAFLAPRLLGSLAAFAAFPLYLVLRGAPTALEAAAFSWLIAPILVAWFLSRTGRYEQAHFLSSLALTALVVGVAALTGGIQSFAAVWLVVIPIEAALSASRRAVTFAASLALGGAALLIGLGLFGVLPTPTAGAASSATLAAFGISSAALYASGLAYGAVWLARTNGALLNVEEERYRLLARNMSDVISRHNRNGAVRFISSAAENLLGTPVARLAEHGLFDRVHVADRPAYLKAMSDAARGRETGSVEFRIRRDVARDERGRPSAAEFVWVEMRCRPLESNLTTTAASNAGETEVVAVMRDITERKIHEQALDQARAEADRADAAKSRFLATMSHELRTPLNAIIGFSDMILQDDVLMLGPERRKEYAQLINDSGQHLLSVVNGILDMSKMESGSFEIVPEPFAPRPALLNCCNLLALKARDSGIDLVTRAPENLPEVVGDPRAFKQILLNLVSNAIKFTERGGTVTVSAAVEGARLVLRVTDTGVGIAEEDLKRLGDPFFQAGKTYQRRHEGTGLGLSIVKSLVRMHGGEIEVQSQIDCGTTVTVSLPLALPAGSNVTTLNPAMPADAPAPDYQVKKSA, encoded by the coding sequence GTGGCAGTATCCAGGATCATCGGTGAATGTCTCGATGCATTGCTGCATCCGTCGGCGCGCTATGACGCGCTGACGACTGCGCGGCATCGTGCGTTCCTTGCGCCCCGTCTGCTCGGAAGTCTCGCCGCTTTCGCGGCATTTCCATTGTATTTGGTTTTGCGTGGCGCTCCGACGGCGCTGGAAGCGGCTGCATTCTCGTGGCTGATCGCGCCTATTCTGGTGGCTTGGTTCCTGTCGCGCACCGGGCGCTACGAACAGGCACACTTCCTGTCGTCGCTGGCGCTGACTGCGCTCGTGGTCGGCGTTGCCGCGCTGACGGGTGGCATTCAATCTTTCGCAGCTGTGTGGCTGGTGGTGATCCCGATCGAAGCAGCGCTGTCGGCCTCGCGGCGCGCCGTTACTTTCGCGGCATCGCTCGCGCTCGGCGGCGCGGCGCTGCTGATCGGGCTCGGCCTGTTCGGTGTTCTGCCGACGCCGACCGCCGGTGCCGCGTCCAGCGCGACGCTCGCAGCATTCGGTATCTCCTCGGCGGCGCTGTACGCCTCCGGCCTCGCTTACGGTGCGGTGTGGCTGGCGCGGACCAATGGCGCGCTGCTCAATGTCGAGGAGGAGCGCTACCGGCTGCTCGCCCGCAACATGAGCGATGTGATCTCGCGCCACAATCGCAACGGTGCGGTGCGCTTCATTTCCTCGGCAGCCGAGAACCTGCTCGGAACGCCGGTGGCCCGGCTCGCCGAGCACGGCCTGTTCGATCGAGTCCACGTCGCCGATCGTCCGGCTTACTTGAAGGCGATGTCGGATGCGGCGCGCGGCCGCGAAACCGGCAGCGTCGAATTTCGCATCCGCCGCGATGTGGCGCGCGACGAGCGCGGCCGGCCGTCGGCCGCTGAATTCGTCTGGGTCGAGATGCGCTGCCGGCCGCTCGAGTCGAACCTTACTACCACCGCTGCCTCCAATGCGGGCGAGACCGAAGTCGTTGCGGTGATGCGCGACATCACCGAGCGCAAGATTCACGAGCAGGCGCTCGACCAAGCGCGTGCCGAAGCCGATCGCGCCGACGCCGCCAAGAGCCGCTTCCTCGCCACCATGAGCCACGAGCTGCGCACGCCGCTGAACGCGATCATCGGTTTCTCCGATATGATCCTGCAGGACGACGTGCTGATGCTCGGCCCGGAGCGGCGCAAGGAATACGCGCAGCTCATCAACGATTCCGGTCAGCATCTGCTGTCGGTGGTCAACGGCATCCTCGACATGTCGAAGATGGAGTCCGGTTCGTTCGAGATCGTGCCGGAGCCGTTCGCACCGCGCCCGGCGCTGCTCAACTGCTGCAATCTGCTGGCGCTGAAGGCGCGCGACAGCGGCATCGACCTCGTCACCCGCGCGCCCGAGAACCTGCCGGAAGTCGTCGGCGATCCGCGTGCGTTCAAGCAGATCCTGCTCAACCTGGTGTCGAATGCGATCAAGTTCACCGAGCGCGGCGGCACGGTCACTGTCTCGGCAGCGGTCGAAGGCGCGCGGCTGGTTCTGCGCGTCACCGACACAGGGGTCGGTATTGCCGAAGAGGATCTGAAGCGCCTCGGCGATCCGTTCTTCCAGGCCGGCAAGACCTATCAGCGCCGCCACGAGGGCACCGGCCTCGGGCTGTCGATCGTTAAGAGCCTGGTGCGGATGCACGGCGGCGAGATCGAGGTGCAGAGCCAGATCGATTGCGGCACCACCGTCACGGTGTCGCTGCCGTTGGCGTTGCCGGCAGGGAGCAACGTCACGACGTTGAACCCGGCGATGCCGGCGGACGCGCCGGCGCCAGACTACCAGGTGAAGAAGAGTGCCTAA
- a CDS encoding peptidoglycan-binding domain-containing protein, with amino-acid sequence MPKTRKDDAPRRRGAAAAVAESEERGFAMRLMMSSPKDFVAAMFASAAVVAIVTNAIFMQAGQHPSPMFGKAVPSASVSIVTLPRPRPVDAEQRADTKALDQKLLEPTVTELKPAETKAEPKSVEAVKPVEVRPAEAKTADTRRPDPRPVRGRAAEAEDPLGNLVRATAPHSAASSVNAPRPPAAIPSGGSEVAPSSRRIASVQRALTQYGYGQLKPTGTAGSDTQAAVARFERSRNLPVTGQISDRVVRELGLMIGHPID; translated from the coding sequence GTGCCTAAGACGCGAAAGGACGATGCACCGCGGCGTCGCGGTGCGGCGGCAGCCGTTGCGGAGAGCGAGGAGCGTGGATTTGCGATGCGGCTGATGATGTCGAGCCCGAAGGATTTTGTCGCGGCGATGTTCGCCTCGGCCGCGGTGGTTGCGATCGTCACCAATGCGATCTTCATGCAGGCCGGCCAGCATCCGTCGCCGATGTTCGGCAAGGCGGTGCCTTCGGCGTCGGTCTCGATCGTTACACTGCCGCGGCCGCGCCCGGTCGATGCCGAGCAACGCGCCGATACCAAGGCGCTCGACCAGAAGCTGCTCGAGCCGACCGTGACCGAGCTGAAGCCGGCCGAAACCAAGGCTGAGCCGAAGTCGGTCGAAGCAGTCAAACCCGTCGAGGTGCGTCCCGCCGAGGCCAAGACCGCAGACACCCGCCGGCCGGATCCGCGTCCGGTGCGCGGCCGGGCCGCCGAGGCCGAAGATCCGCTCGGCAATCTGGTGCGCGCCACCGCGCCGCACAGCGCCGCATCGTCTGTCAACGCTCCGCGGCCGCCGGCGGCGATCCCGAGCGGCGGCAGTGAGGTTGCCCCGTCGTCGCGGCGGATTGCCTCCGTACAGCGCGCGCTGACCCAATACGGCTACGGCCAGCTCAAGCCGACCGGCACCGCCGGCTCCGACACGCAGGCCGCGGTCGCCCGCTTCGAACGCTCCCGCAATCTGCCGGTCACCGGCCAGATCTCCGACCGCGTGGTGCGCGAACTCGGACTGATGATCGGGCATCCGATCGACTAG
- a CDS encoding DUF1491 family protein codes for MRLKSAIWVSAYLRRCQTEGVFGAVSRRGAEDAGAVFVKVVTLNGQAMLYVPAPQTAYEDERPFDRVFVPASPTPQPETDVDARLAKEIRFDPDVWIVETEDRAGRHFLDLAK; via the coding sequence ATGAGACTGAAGAGTGCAATTTGGGTGTCTGCCTATCTGCGGCGCTGCCAGACTGAGGGCGTGTTTGGGGCCGTGAGCAGGCGTGGGGCCGAGGATGCGGGGGCGGTGTTTGTCAAGGTCGTGACCTTGAACGGTCAGGCGATGTTGTACGTGCCTGCTCCGCAGACCGCTTACGAAGACGAGCGCCCGTTCGATCGGGTGTTCGTGCCGGCGTCGCCGACGCCGCAGCCTGAAACCGACGTCGATGCGCGTCTCGCCAAGGAAATCCGGTTCGATCCCGACGTCTGGATCGTCGAAACCGAAGACCGCGCCGGGCGGCATTTTCTCGATCTGGCGAAGTAA
- a CDS encoding DUF2336 domain-containing protein has protein sequence MTTLTPFPGYDGLMSLSRREGVDIRPTLLRVLTDLYVQSPSHTDEEERQFVELTSRLIDEVDDATRAVVRARLSIYPHTPRAIALRLSLSSSTDQRVPLAAPIPPADTTTPARPASRIPTEAEQRAASLSMQPEDAAQLSEMFFSATSQERTQILYNLAETPLRPAARIHPPRAMRAIEVLHMAAYVSDVENFTAELGDALLLTATTAERVVFDEGGEALACALKALGIKSQVFEQVLMFLDPAKGSSVDWVYRLSRLYDRLSERAALIMLAAWRGATVASTRAKYRAALYDDERQRARSATPQARPAVQPGAAWTPRTNTTRG, from the coding sequence CGCGCCGCGAAGGCGTCGACATTCGCCCGACGCTGCTCAGGGTGCTGACCGATCTGTATGTGCAGAGCCCGTCGCATACCGACGAGGAAGAGCGGCAGTTCGTCGAGCTGACGTCGCGGCTGATCGACGAGGTCGACGACGCCACCCGCGCGGTGGTACGCGCCCGGCTGTCGATCTATCCGCACACCCCTCGCGCGATCGCGCTGCGGCTGTCACTGTCGTCATCGACTGATCAGCGGGTCCCGCTGGCGGCACCGATTCCGCCGGCTGATACCACCACCCCGGCGCGGCCGGCATCGCGTATTCCGACCGAAGCCGAACAGCGCGCCGCCAGCCTGTCGATGCAGCCGGAAGACGCTGCGCAGCTGTCCGAGATGTTCTTCTCCGCAACCTCACAGGAGCGGACGCAGATCCTGTACAATCTCGCCGAGACGCCGCTGCGCCCGGCGGCACGGATTCATCCGCCGCGGGCGATGCGCGCGATCGAAGTTCTGCACATGGCAGCCTATGTGTCGGACGTCGAGAACTTCACCGCCGAGCTGGGTGACGCGCTGCTACTCACCGCGACAACGGCCGAGCGCGTCGTTTTCGATGAAGGCGGCGAAGCGCTCGCCTGTGCGCTGAAGGCCCTCGGCATCAAGAGCCAGGTGTTCGAACAGGTGCTGATGTTCCTCGATCCCGCCAAGGGCTCGTCGGTCGATTGGGTGTACCGACTGTCGCGGCTGTACGATCGCTTGAGCGAACGCGCCGCGTTGATCATGCTGGCGGCGTGGCGCGGTGCCACCGTTGCTTCCACCCGCGCCAAATATCGCGCAGCGCTCTACGACGATGAGCGTCAGCGCGCGCGCAGCGCGACGCCGCAGGCCCGCCCCGCAGTGCAGCCCGGTGCCGCCTGGACGCCGCGCACCAATACGACGCGCGGCTAA